One stretch of Eupeodes corollae chromosome 2, idEupCoro1.1, whole genome shotgun sequence DNA includes these proteins:
- the LOC129947272 gene encoding protein phosphatase 1H — protein MFVNMRNRLLTAIVPDNRSMLPPLPSLHGDDGHEPYAKRCLIDKFNYARPVFLQLLTPDELKASADHNVRPIIVPRDISILPFGTGYAECVNSGKSEWNEDQAAFCRQVLSDPSKKHPDLPYTYFGIFDGHAGYGAALAASHQFHLILHEKLVDIIDMLLPRGEDENGAVHPQGLPHPRHFYKTVTKDELVVGALESAFFNMDALIAQDRLWYRDAGGCTALVTLFIYGKMFVANAGDSRGVLCQRATPKVLNGGAENDEDTKQVFPVPFSFDHTPETERRRLMNTAQLKPQLIGRQYIAMEYARRPHVRDLGQRILCRQGNTEGWVYKTITREDLRMPVVTGEGKRSRLLGTLGVTRGFGDHDLLAMNTGTLIKPFLTPHPEVKCRDLSKIVSIPGENNEDGDYGILVMATDGLWDVSENDVVAKTVFQTLAMYPTEKHRYTMVAQELVAKARGKINEYGHWRLADSKAAATVDDISVIVIPVYQYYKEHAEWERICAEKTKQQEQEQLQAQAQEVVVVTNGVVEEDVSAAASALEAIEIHSNNDDEDYDAEKQENEQKQKQKQKEDLTSPEVKAA, from the coding sequence ATGTTTGTAAACATGAGAAATCGCCTTTTGACTGCAATTGTGCCGGACAATCGCTCTATGCTGCCCCCTCTGCCCTCTCTGCACGGCGACGATGGCCATGAGCCATACGCGAAGAGGTGCCTCATAGACAAGTTTAATTATGCTAGGCCGGTATTTCTGCAACTGCTCACTCCAGACGAGTTGAAGGCGTCCGCCGATCATAATGTTCGTCCGATAATCGTGCCCCGTGACATTTCCATACTCCCCTTTGGCACTGGCTATGCCGAGTGTGTGAACTCTGGCAAGTCCGAATGGAACGAGGACCAGGCTGCCTTCTGTCGGCAAGTTCTGTCGGATCCCTCGAAAAAGCACCCCGACTTGCCGTACACCTATTTCGGCATCTTCGACGGGCATGCTGGGTACGGGGCTGCGCTAGCCGCATCTCACCAGTTCCATCTCATTCTTCACGAGAAGCTGGTCGACATCATAGACATGCTGCTGCCACGCGGAGAGGACGAGAACGGCGCAGTGCATCCGCAGGGACTGCCTCATCCGCGTCATTTTTACAAAACCGTCACCAAAGACGAGCTGGTGGTTGGCGCTCTAGAGAGTGCCTTCTTTAACATGGACGCCCTCATCGCCCAAGATAGATTGTGGTACCGTGACGCCGGTGGCTGCACTGCTCTGGTCACGTTGTTCATTTATGGTAAGATGTTTGTGGCGAACGCTGGCGACAGTCGGGGAGTCCTCTGCCAGAGAGCCACACCTAAAGTACTTAACGGCGGCGccgaaaatgacgaggacactAAGCAGGTGTTCCCAGTCCCGTTCTCGTTTGACCACACACCGGAGACCGAGCGTCGCAGGTTGATGAACACCGCTCAGCTGAAGCCGCAGCTGATAGGAAGGCAATACATTGCCATGGAGTACGCTCGGCGACCTCATGTCAGGGACCTGGGGCAGCGGATCCTCTGCAGGCAGGGCAACACCGAGGGATGGGTGTACAAGACTATCACTCGCGAGGATCTGCGCATGCCAGTGGTGACGGGAGAAGGCAAGCGGAGTCGTCTGCTGGGCACACTGGGCGTCACCCGCGGTTTCGGTGACCATGATCTCTTAGCAATGAACACGGGAACCTTGATAAAGCCCTTCCTTACGCCACATCCGGAGGTAAAATGCCGTGACTTGTCCAAGATCGTGTCCATTCCGGGGGAGAATAACGAAGACGGCGACTATGGAATTCTGGTCATGGCCACCGATGGTCTTTGGGATGTTTCGGAAAACGATGTCGTTGCCAAGACTGTGTTCCAGACCCTGGCAATGTATCCCACTGAGAAGCATCGATATACGATGGTTGCACAGGAGTTGGTGGCGAAAGCTCGTGGCAAGATCAACGAATATGGTCATTGGCGGTTGGCGGACAGCAAGGCAGCGGCCACAGTCGACGACATATCCGTCATAGTCATTCCAGTTTACCAGTATTACAAGGAGCACGCCGAATGGGAACGAATATGTGCCGAAAAGACCAAGCAGCAGGAGCAAGAGCAGCTGCAGGCGCAGGCGCAGGAGGTAGTGGTGGTGACAAATGGTGTTGTTGAAGAGGACGTTTCTGCAGCAGCATCTGCCCTAGAAGCAATAGAAATCCATAGCaataatgatgatgaggatTATGATgcagaaaaacaagaaaacgaaCAGAAgcaaaaacagaaacagaaagaGGATTTAACTAGCCCAGAAGTTAAAGCGGCATGA